Part of the Bacillus rossius redtenbacheri isolate Brsri chromosome 9 unlocalized genomic scaffold, Brsri_v3 Brsri_v3_scf9_2, whole genome shotgun sequence genome is shown below.
tatttgatgttataatttttatggtTCAGCATGAGTGTGAGAAagcatgatgttttttttttgttttgtttttttgttttggctTTCTTTTGAAAATGCTGAGATATTAATAGCTCACCAATTGCTTTCAGCGCACGGACTGTCTCTTGCCGAGTGAATTAATTTAAAGGCCTTCACCCTTTCTTGGTTAGTGTGTACTACAATAATAGTTATCAGTACGCTATGTTTGTTGTTTCGGATTTgggtcatcttttttttttttttttttatgttgatacaaaatatttttgtttttttaatatttataaactaGTTATAAAGGGTTaactaaaatttacattaaacacAAAAGTAGAGTTATTGGTTTTATGTGTAAATTTTCATTCAAAACTTTTTAAACGCCTAAATTTTTTCTACATGTTTATTTAACCATATAATACAAAAATAGGATgaataatttaatcaaaaataaattttaactttttgttgttttttatgtcATGTATTTTGGCCATGGCTTGAGTATTGATGGTATATTAGAAGGCTATTAGACATTCAACTTTTCTTTAATATAAAGTGAAAGTACATAGGTATTTATTGAAGAAAGAATACATACAGGAAATGAGGTACTTATGTATTAGAGTAAGAGTTTTTccctcaatttacactttcctgcaAAGGGAATTGGAGAGAATAAGGTTTTCTATACAGATCAATATCTATGGATTTCACTTTGCAGAAAGAACTCCCAAGAATTGTAAGGGCGGTGAAAAAActaattttgtttaataataaGTTGAAGCCTTTGACCAGTTGTGTGGCTTGTGGTCGCCTTGCACGGGAAACAGTAGAAGTAATGTACGTTGTGTGAGTtaaaagaaaacgaaaaaaagGATGCAGAACTCCCCGTAACAATCCGTGCAGTCTTTATTTTAACCAAGTTAAGTAAAGGTTTCCACATGGGCGTcgcaatggggggggggggggggggggaccctctaataatatatttagtttcgtagtttctcctgttgtttaaattaatgattttgtgtgaatatagcaccagcagatattttaactgtgtttttacaaatttgttctctgaaaatattttttataaaaaatgaattatatattgcaaccaactatagttaaaatatttaggaAAGGAAAATGCcttaaaaccacctttttgcaccttcaaaccctagattttcccgggagaggacccccggaccccccgcttttttttcccaggggatgaaTATTCCTCAAAccactaaatcaattgaagtcccccccccccaaaaaatatatccttgcgacgcccatggtttcCAGatgcatatatacacacacacatatggtCGTCGCCTATATGCCTATCCTTCACTCATTCGATACACGTGGATGTACAACAGAAGCTCGCTGTGTCACGTCTCTGGTGCACGGGGCTTCCAGGAACCTGGAGGAGAACCCTCAGCCGTACCTGACTGGCTTGCCTCCACCGGAGGAGGCTGCTGCCCCCCACGTGACGGGAcagcatcaccatcaccatcatcccgccgccgccgccgtgtCTTCTGGAAGGCCGGTCGCTCAGGTGCAGTGTGTGCACGAGCTGATACTACCTGTTACCTGCTATTTAGCATGTCGTTGCAACGCACGGTGGAGAAGTCTTGAATTCTGTAAATCCGGCACGAATCGAGAAACTCAACGTTCGGATaattacagcaaaaccccttatttgcacttttcatggggacaaagtaaaaaagtgtaaaaagcgggaaagtgtaaataaagggaaaagtataaaaaggagtacagtttaccttatttagaatttttttccttttgtttaatagcacatactacaatgcaggtacaaacacactaacagcaaattttactttagtatttaatcaattattaatttaccacatttgacaaaaataaaaaaagaatgaaagccaaaatgtttttctgattacttcctaaaaaataaatttgaaattttcttctgcttgcttttttagctgttcaaggagattatttgcctctccaaattataaatacagttgcaaccggcagggtttataacaaatacgggctacatacacattgctcacagtaaaaaaatttttaagaaaaggccgcaaattgatgaatatttaccgtcaatagcgcgccaaacgcggagaaaggtcattgtacttggtcagctgctgtaacgacgcggcggcgcatgcgcactctatgctccgcccagactcatgacgccatcagccgccaaccaatagatgcgagcttagcggaaaaaaatataagctccacctcccgtgtaccaattttatccagttctaataccaatttattggtatacgcaccagttttctcgctgccgtgacatgttcaagtttacgtttatcatgatgtcttgataccaataattaattatttacgatccccagaaataaatggttagtttaaaaaatatggcgtcaactgtacaatacttcccaaattataaaagacgtataaaacagttaccaagacaccgctcattttatcttgtgaagtttatgtctcgtaccagtatttcggctaagttgtgacataaatacagtatcagaacttacaagcagccatgtttgtacattcatgagtttacgtttttccctcgtgcattttagattgtctcctgctataattactcgtacttttacacgcctaggcttaaattattacatgtttagaaataaaagcaacttttcatgttataaaatatgtatattttgctatttaaaatgttcattgcctactagctccacggtattttctggttgtttatggttgttacgtgacgtaaatagcgggattgattcgatttttgagacgtaattcgcgggaaagtattgtattggactatatgggaaccaaacgggacctgaagaatatagtgcaaataacgggaaaacgtaaataacggtaacgtaaataaggggtttcgctgtatgtggtCTGGCACGAATCGAGCCACTTGCATTGGGATTCGTAACACCactaaatcaaacaatttttacaaaaatatttatataaaccaaCTCAGGCTTGTTATTTACGCACATGTTCAACCACACAGTGCAATGTTTAtttcccaaaattaaaaaaaatatatatatgtatcaggGTGGCAGTACATTGTTTTAAACAGAAATCAGCATAAAATGTgcaggtaaatacagtatttaaataaattcatttaaatacCATAACGTCAACTACATACTATCCAAACACGTCtgtaattttcttaataaaaCACTGATGTCAGTTGGTGACAAAATGCAGCTAAACCTTCAAAAGTGCTTCTTTGCGTTTAGAATTCCAGAAATCTGTGCTTGGTCTGTGAACATGTgaaatatttcttgtttttaTTCTAAAATTCCCTGGATAAGGTTGTACTCTCCAGCCATCTGCTGATGTATACATTAATCTGGTTAGTGCTTCATTTGAACACTGCCATGTGATTTCCAGGTAGAAAAGATCGTAAATGACAGTTGTGCTATTCCAGCAGAAGAGATGCCTTGTTTTCACAGTTGAGGCTAACACATGTTGCAATTGTTGcaagtcagttttttttatatattatgttttcaGCTCACAATTCCTCACTTTTTATGTTAGACTTGAATGCCagtttattatttacgtttattaGGTATACACATGTATGGCCATAATTATCTCCTACTGCCTCTGCCTCATTATAGTGGTAGAATATATGAGTTAACTCAAAGAGAATTGGCTTGGTTTATTGCATTGCTGTCAGCGGTGCtcacaattaattattattttgttagtttgGAAAGTTACAGAAAATTGTCTGTTCCAGGTTTTACCTATGACTGCTCATGATTTTAACGAAGATGACATTCTTCACTGTGCAGAGCTGGATGAAATTGAAAAGCGTTTTCAACAGGAGATGGATGATATTCCAGATGACATGTTTTTTAATGATGATGTGGATAATCCCCAAGCTAATTCCCCCTCTGGGTGGAATGTTGGTAGTAGGCAGGCTGCAACGTATGGTGGCACTGGCAATGTAAGGTTGCCAACTGCTCATTGTAATGGCATCAGAAGTTCTGCTGGACTAGAACAGTTTCGTGGTGACAATCGTGATACTTCCATCAGTAACAGAATGTCGCCTGTGATgagaaaaaatacaatttcagtggCTCGAAAAAATAGTGGTGTTGATCAAAATCCACATTTACTTAATGCTGGTACTGCTTTAATGAAGTCAAGAACTAACTCATTTAATGACTTTGATGAATTTGAAACTGATGATTTCTTCGAAAAGTCCAGCTATTCGACTAAAACATGCGTTGCTACGGGTGACGCTAGTGTCCACGCGGTTGATTTGCTCGAACAAGATGATGAGTTACTGCTCGACATTTCATCGCAGGATCTGGATGCATCCATTCTGCCGGCCCAAACTGAGACCACGCCTCCAAGCAACACAAAGACTTTGTCAGTCAGCAAGCCATCATCCCCAAAGCAAAGCGTGAAGCCTTGTAAGAAACCTGCCCAGCGAAACCAGTCGAAAATAACATCCTTCATTACCAAAAACCACACAGGGTCGACTGGTGTTGGCAGTGCAGATAGTTGTGTGAAGAAGATGGCCTTTTCCCCGGTTGCAGTGAAACGCCCACCTTCGAGTCCCTTGAAGAAGGTTCCTGCAGTGCGCGGGAAGGCGTCTTCCGAACAGAAAAAGTACAAATCTGTCGACGCCGAAACCAGTCGCACACCTGCCTCGAAAAGACctgaaaaaacatttattttgtcaaATGCCCAGGACTTGCATGGCACTGCAGATGTTGTTGcgaaagaaactgttttgaatttggGTGCTCCTGCTGTGTGCCGCGCCCCAAGCGAAGCTTTGTGTTCGTCGCTGATCATGGAGCACAAGCCTTTTGTGTACTTGAGTCAGTTGGAGGGTCAGGCGAGGACTGGCGTCGCCACCTTCACAGTGAAAGCCTTCGTCCTGACGCTCGTGAATCAACTGGTCCTCAAGAGGGAGGGTTGGCACATGACATGCAAAATCAACGATGGCTCAACATTGATGGAGGTTTCGTTCTCGCCAGAAGTGAGTAATGCATGCTTTCCGTCATCATGACGGGTGACGCCATGTGCGTCACTATCTTTTACTCCGGTAGCTGGGCCCCATCAGGTACACCCGGTAGATTGCAACTTCTGTGCCACGCTCTTTTCACGTTAGCAATACAGTTTGAAGTCATGGTATTAAAACTAAGGCAATAATAGGGTACGTACCTAGTTCCAGTTGACTACTGCTAAAACACCTCAGCTGACCTGGTAAATGTGGAAGGTTAGATGTGACTACGGGTATAAAATTGTTTTATCCTGAGAAAACAATTAAGCAGCAATGTCTGTAATGCTactgataatttatttatgaaataagaTTAACCAGTTTAGGCTTGAAAAAAAACTGTAGACGTGAAGTTGCAGCttttcacatgtttttttttatgaaataggccTTAATTGTGTAGTAcactttaatattatttatatgagAATGTGAATAGAGATTGTAAGGTAAAGTTAATTTATTCAGTTATATCCAACATTTATGGTTTCCTGGACCTAGCAAAAACAgaaatttcaaagaaaattttatgaaaaaaatataaagaaatccCTTgggaaaattaaagaaaaatgggGTTTGCTAACTTATAATAAAGATATTGGTAAAATGTCACCAAAAAAACTGTgattaaaacattttgcatgaTTTTGCGATATCATTTTTGCAGTGATGTCATTAGTAAGCAGACCTATGATGTCATGTGAGGTACTTCTTTTTTTCCCTTACCACTACCTTTTCACTGCCTGGCTCATCAGGGGTGTACTTTTGTAGCCCTGATCTGTTGCTTTTTTCCTTCCATTCCCACCAGCAGGCAGCTGGGGTTAAATGAACATGAGTGTAACATCTTGGGAAGGAAGGTCTCGCTTCAACTGGACAGCTTAAACCATCATTTATTCCCACAAATAAAAAACAAGTTTGTCTCTGTAATTTCACTGaagtaaaatttacttttagaaaTTTTAGTTGCgttagtgataaaaaaaaatacagaatgtGCATTTGACTGGATACGCTCCTATGATAAGCATACTGCTATACCCAGAATAACGTAAGCATTTCAGTTTACCGAAATTCTTCAAGTAATGTACCAggaatttaaaattctttttattgTTCCTGATAAACTTGGTGAcctttacaatttattttaatcatcAGTCATTGGAAAATTTACTAAGTTAAAACAGTCACACTTAATGTTATACTAAGTCCTACTTGAAGTACCAACTAGGCACCCCAGCTTATGTGAGGATCTGACTTCAAAGTGGTATGTTTATTTTACAGACAGCCCAGTTTTTTTGTTGGCATTGTTTTAATTGTGTTATTTTTTCTagaatttgtattattattattattattattattattattattattatttatgagttTTCAGTGGCTAAAGATTCAAAGTGTGAATTTAATCAAAGATGTATATACTGTAGGTTCTGGAGAAGCTGATTGGATACACGCCAGCCGAAATTAGGGTTCTTAGGCAGCAAATGGCAACCAATCCTTCTGTTAAAGAGAAGATAAAAGGGGTGAGTTTGACAAACACACGAAAGCAACCCTTTCTGTAGCTGTACTAAGTAATGTGAACACTGATTGGCAGATGTTACTGAAAGAGTGAGCAAAGCATGGAAAATAATGAATAGGTAACATGTTTTGGTGAAATTGTGCTTCCATTCCTCATTGTGGTGTAATTGAACACTCATCGCATATGTATGTAGtgcatttcatatttttaaatttttacaatttcttGACTCTGAAAAGTAAATAAGTATGTAGCAAGTGTAGCAAGTACCCATTCAAAAGTGTTTCAGTTAGATGTAATGTGCTAAAGTTTCTAGGCCTGTAGTATGTATCAAATGCCATTGGTATTTATAATAGAGACAAGAtttgatagttttatttttatatattttattttttaaagaaaatatttcagtataatcatttttatttatattatttttattcataaagagaGTTGTGGTACAACTTGCTACTATTTACAAAAGCAATAACAaaagttgttttaattttatacttgctACAAACCCCACAGGATTTCTGAAAACTTGCCtgcattcaaaattattttctattgaCAACTGTTTTAAAATTAACCAATCAGTGttaataatttttctgttaaaaatattcagtAATACCAGAGTGCCGTTCACAATAAAACCTTAACACTTTTTTTCAATTAGGGTTGTAGTAATAGAACAGAACATAAACTCTAAACTTTGCACTAAAGGTGAGAAAACACCTACAGATGTACTTCTTAAACAGTATTTAACTTAAAGTAAAATATacaggaaaatatttattgataagTTTTAATAGTCttcatacatataaaaattaatgtcagTTGCAAATAATACGTCTGTCTAGGGCTGCCTGTATGATGGGCATTCAGACAAAAGTTTGTAACTTGGCGaaaataaagttgtttttttttttttcaagaaaattaaaagaaattggCAAGTTTAtgccataaataaaattaaaattaattttgtaaaaaattattttgatttaaaatagtCAGTAATATCAAATATACTGATAAATGAT
Proteins encoded:
- the LOC134542782 gene encoding uncharacterized protein LOC134542782 isoform X3, encoding MAQEIAAIKLFLSSRFLHVSNDWLEGCVNFFRSENSTGYGRAQLEEFVLEQWKLADLRDMGEACLPPDLSAKTRVTLPGKYSLQVLVVGPVDCRRGVALLQERSLQLLGGEVDSLLVPNALENLLARKLNLEENPQPYLTGLPPPEEAAAPHVTGQHHHHHHPAAAAVSSGRPVAQVLPMTAHDFNEDDILHCAELDEIEKRFQQEMDDIPDDMFFNDDVDNPQANSPSGWNVGSRQAATYGGTGNVRLPTAHCNGIRSSAGLEQFRGDNRDTSISNRMSPVMRKNTISVARKNSGVDQNPHLLNAGTALMKSRTNSFNDFDEFETDDFFEKSSYSTKTCVATGDASVHAVDLLEQDDELLLDISSQDLDASILPAQTETTPPSNTKTLSVSKPSSPKQSVKPCKKPAQRNQSKITSFITKNHTGSTGVGSADSCVKKMAFSPVAVKRPPSSPLKKVPAVRGKASSEQKKYKSVDAETSRTPASKRPEKTFILSNAQDLHGTADVVAKETVLNLGAPAVCRAPSEALCSSLIMEHKPFVYLSQLEGQARTGVATFTVKAFVLTLVNQLVLKREGWHMTCKINDGSTLMEVSFSPEVLEKLIGYTPAEIRVLRQQMATNPSVKEKIKGALSDAQKKLVNLNCLLDLTFRGGSSVPEVTAISEVGQEHVELLGRRLSALSAAAGAGRDRV
- the LOC134542782 gene encoding recQ-mediated genome instability protein 1-like isoform X1; this encodes MAQEIAAIKLFLSSRFLHVSNDWLEGCVNFFRSENSTGYGRAQLEEFVLEQWKLADLRDMGEACLPPDLSAKTRVTLPGKYSLQVESMVDIGAPCYGQLQRIRKEATENLEVSETKAQAWEPRPTRMLRLSLCDGVQEILGIEYRPIRKLDLPLVPGCKVLVVGPVDCRRGVALLQERSLQLLGGEVDSLLVPNALENLLARKLNLEENPQPYLTGLPPPEEAAAPHVTGQHHHHHHPAAAAVSSGRPVAQVLPMTAHDFNEDDILHCAELDEIEKRFQQEMDDIPDDMFFNDDVDNPQANSPSGWNVGSRQAATYGGTGNVRLPTAHCNGIRSSAGLEQFRGDNRDTSISNRMSPVMRKNTISVARKNSGVDQNPHLLNAGTALMKSRTNSFNDFDEFETDDFFEKSSYSTKTCVATGDASVHAVDLLEQDDELLLDISSQDLDASILPAQTETTPPSNTKTLSVSKPSSPKQSVKPCKKPAQRNQSKITSFITKNHTGSTGVGSADSCVKKMAFSPVAVKRPPSSPLKKVPAVRGKASSEQKKYKSVDAETSRTPASKRPEKTFILSNAQDLHGTADVVAKETVLNLGAPAVCRAPSEALCSSLIMEHKPFVYLSQLEGQARTGVATFTVKAFVLTLVNQLVLKREGWHMTCKINDGSTLMEVSFSPEVLEKLIGYTPAEIRVLRQQMATNPSVKEKIKGALSDAQKKLVNLNCLLDLTFRGGSSVPEVTAISEVGQEHVELLGRRLSALSAAAGAGRDRV
- the LOC134542782 gene encoding uncharacterized protein LOC134542782 isoform X2, which produces MFSYHSYGRAQLEEFVLEQWKLADLRDMGEACLPPDLSAKTRVTLPGKYSLQVESMVDIGAPCYGQLQRIRKEATENLEVSETKAQAWEPRPTRMLRLSLCDGVQEILGIEYRPIRKLDLPLVPGCKVLVVGPVDCRRGVALLQERSLQLLGGEVDSLLVPNALENLLARKLNLEENPQPYLTGLPPPEEAAAPHVTGQHHHHHHPAAAAVSSGRPVAQVLPMTAHDFNEDDILHCAELDEIEKRFQQEMDDIPDDMFFNDDVDNPQANSPSGWNVGSRQAATYGGTGNVRLPTAHCNGIRSSAGLEQFRGDNRDTSISNRMSPVMRKNTISVARKNSGVDQNPHLLNAGTALMKSRTNSFNDFDEFETDDFFEKSSYSTKTCVATGDASVHAVDLLEQDDELLLDISSQDLDASILPAQTETTPPSNTKTLSVSKPSSPKQSVKPCKKPAQRNQSKITSFITKNHTGSTGVGSADSCVKKMAFSPVAVKRPPSSPLKKVPAVRGKASSEQKKYKSVDAETSRTPASKRPEKTFILSNAQDLHGTADVVAKETVLNLGAPAVCRAPSEALCSSLIMEHKPFVYLSQLEGQARTGVATFTVKAFVLTLVNQLVLKREGWHMTCKINDGSTLMEVSFSPEVLEKLIGYTPAEIRVLRQQMATNPSVKEKIKGALSDAQKKLVNLNCLLDLTFRGGSSVPEVTAISEVGQEHVELLGRRLSALSAAAGAGRDRV
- the LOC134542782 gene encoding uncharacterized protein LOC134542782 isoform X4, producing the protein MFSYHSYGRAQLEEFVLEQWKLADLRDMGEACLPPDLSAKTRVTLPGKYSLQVLVVGPVDCRRGVALLQERSLQLLGGEVDSLLVPNALENLLARKLNLEENPQPYLTGLPPPEEAAAPHVTGQHHHHHHPAAAAVSSGRPVAQVLPMTAHDFNEDDILHCAELDEIEKRFQQEMDDIPDDMFFNDDVDNPQANSPSGWNVGSRQAATYGGTGNVRLPTAHCNGIRSSAGLEQFRGDNRDTSISNRMSPVMRKNTISVARKNSGVDQNPHLLNAGTALMKSRTNSFNDFDEFETDDFFEKSSYSTKTCVATGDASVHAVDLLEQDDELLLDISSQDLDASILPAQTETTPPSNTKTLSVSKPSSPKQSVKPCKKPAQRNQSKITSFITKNHTGSTGVGSADSCVKKMAFSPVAVKRPPSSPLKKVPAVRGKASSEQKKYKSVDAETSRTPASKRPEKTFILSNAQDLHGTADVVAKETVLNLGAPAVCRAPSEALCSSLIMEHKPFVYLSQLEGQARTGVATFTVKAFVLTLVNQLVLKREGWHMTCKINDGSTLMEVSFSPEVLEKLIGYTPAEIRVLRQQMATNPSVKEKIKGALSDAQKKLVNLNCLLDLTFRGGSSVPEVTAISEVGQEHVELLGRRLSALSAAAGAGRDRV